A stretch of the Channa argus isolate prfri chromosome 9, Channa argus male v1.0, whole genome shotgun sequence genome encodes the following:
- the sp3a gene encoding transcription factor Sp3a isoform X2: MTAPEHPMKPEEMADLDVDGSQRDFLQQEEGRGNQDTEPSLLNLLATTCTKVGSLSSQLDRGAVTNVTTHPSTQLTGTDKWELLTPTTAAKDESGLIQIQSQGILTSNGQYVLPLQNLQTQPIFVTSGTDSSNANSVPNIQYQVIPHIQTADGQLSFSTSGVDGTTLTQDASGQIQILPDGSQSLSVASAANILNNNQNLISQTGNIQQIQGVSIGSSTFNNQGQVVTNVPVGLPGNITFVPINSVDLDSLGLSGAQTIATGVTADGQLIMASQPVDGSEGQVKVDDHLSQTISVNDSNTNPEIFVPTSSSQLHVPANEAGLLTQDNSLSSVPAEQADSSSGLQEGFIQQNQDQSIQGSTAQPIIQLQQMPVQTTNAQVVQSVATGGPSLQNVQLINPGTFIIQAQTVTPSGQIQWQTFQVQGVQNLQNLQLPTTPPQQITLAPVQTLSLGSSQVSISTGQIPNLQTVTVNSVAQQEGGTDVPGDIQIKEEPDSGDWQLGTDSTLNTSDLSHLRVRLVEEEDQMGQEGKRLRRVACTCPNCKESGGRGSSMGKKKQHICHIAGCGKVYGKTSHLRAHLRWHSGERPFVCSWMLCGKRFTRSDELQRHRRTHTGEKKFVCPECSKRFMRSDHLAKHIKTHQNKKGVNSGSAVVASMESAGSSDSIITTAGGTTLILTNIQQGSSNAQDILANAEIPLQFVTTVAPSEVME; the protein is encoded by the exons ATGACTG CCCCAGAACATCCAATGAAACCAGAGGAGATGGCTGACTTGGACGTGGACGGCAGTCAACGCGACTTTCTCCAGCAAGAGGAAGGCAGGGGTAATCAG GACACTGAGCCATCACTTCTCAACCTGCTAGCAACCACCTGCACTAAGGTTGGGTCACTGTCGTCACAGTTGGACAGAGGTGCTGTCACTAATGTG ACAACACATCCATCTACGCAACTCACTGGGACCGATAAATGGGAGTTGTTGACCCCCACAACAGCAGCAAAGGATGAATCTGGACTGATACAGATTCAAAGTCAAGGAATTTTAACATCAAATGGACAGTACGTTCTTCCTCTTCAGAACTTACAGACTCAGCCAATCTTTGTGACGTCGGGAACGGACAGCTCTAATGCCAATTCAGTGCCTAACATTCAGTaccaagtaattcctcatatTCAGACAGCAGATGGACAGTTAAGCTTCTCCACTTCTGGTGTGGATGGAACAACTCTGACTCAGGATGCCTCAGGGCAGATTCAGATCTTGCCTGATGGTAGCCAGAGCCTCAGTGTGGCATCAGCTGCCAACATTCTTAACAACAACCAGAACCTCATATCACAGACTGGAAATATCCAGCAAATCCAGGGGGTTTCTATTGGCAGCTCCACCTTCAACAACCAGGGTCAGGTTGTCACTAATGTGCCTGTGGGTTTACCTGGGAACATTACTTTTGTTCCTATTAACAGTGTGGACTTGGACTCCCTGGGCCTGTCTGGTGCTCAGACTATAGCAACAGGAGTCACTGCTGATGGCCAGCTAATTATGGCAAGTCAGCCTGTTGATGGCTCAGAGGGTCAGGTGAAGGTAGATGACCACCTCTCACAAACCATTTCAGTAAATGACTCAAATACAAATCCTGAGATTTTTGTGCCAACGTCTTCCTCTCAGCTACATGTTCCAGCAAATGAAGCAGGTCTGCTGACACAAGATAATTCCTTGTCATCAGTGCCTGCAGAGCAAGCTGATTCCAGTTCTGGTCTCCAAGAaggcttcatccaacaaaatcAGGACCAGAGCATCCAAGGGTCCACAGCTCAGCCCAtcatccagctgcagcagatgcCTGTTCAGACCACCAATGCTCAGGTGGTGCAGTCGGTTGCCACAGGCGGACCAAGCCTGCAAAATGTCCAGCTGATCAATCCTGGAACCTTCATCATCCAAGCACAGACCGTTACACCGTCAGGCCAGATACAGTGGCAGACATTCCAGGTTCAGGGAGTGCAGAACCTGCAGAACCTCCAGTTGCCCACCACACCACCTCAGCAGATAACCCTGGCTCCAGTCCAGACCCTGTCACTGGGTTCCAGTCAAGTCAGCATCAGCACAGGACAGATTCCCAACCTGCAGACAGTTACAGTCAACTCAGTGGCCCAGCAGGAGGGAGGCACAGATGTCCCTGGAg ACATTCAGATAAAGGAAGAACCAGACTCTGGAGACTGGCAGCTAGGCACCGACTCCACCCTGAACACAAGTGATCTGTCCCACCTTCGTGTCAGGCTGGTGGAAGAGGAGGATCAGATGGGCCAGGAGGGCAAAAGGCTGCGCAGAGTGGCATGTACTTGCCCTAACTGTAAGGAGTCAGGTGGTAG AGGGTCTAGTATggggaaaaagaaacagcacaTCTGCCACATTGCGGGCTGTGGGAAAGTATATGGAAAGACATCGCACCTGCGAGCACACCTGCGCTGGCATTCAGGAGAGCGACCTTTTGTTTGCAGCTGGATGTTATGTGGGAAGAGGTTCACACGCAGCGACgagctgcagagacacaggagaacacacacag GAGAGAAAAAGTTTGTCTGCCCAGAATGTTCCAAGCGATTCATGCGAAGTGACCACCTGGCGAAGCACATTAAAactcatcaaaacaaaaaaggggtGAACTCTGGCAGCGCTGTGGTGGCCTCGATGGAATCGGCAGGGTCTTCAGACAGTATCATCACCACGGCAGGTGGGACCACCCTTATTCTCACCAACATCCAACAGGGCTCCAGCAACGCCCAGGACATCCTGGCCAATGCAGAGATCCCTCTGCAGTTTGTCACCACAGTAGCACCCAGTGAAGTCATGGAGTGA
- the sp3a gene encoding transcription factor Sp3a isoform X1 produces MTAPEHPMKPEEMADLDVDGSQRDFLQQEEGRGNQTTHPSTQLTGTDKWELLTPTTAAKDESGLIQIQSQGILTSNGQYVLPLQNLQTQPIFVTSGTDSSNANSVPNIQYQVIPHIQTADGQLSFSTSGVDGTTLTQDASGQIQILPDGSQSLSVASAANILNNNQNLISQTGNIQQIQGVSIGSSTFNNQGQVVTNVPVGLPGNITFVPINSVDLDSLGLSGAQTIATGVTADGQLIMASQPVDGSEGQVKVDDHLSQTISVNDSNTNPEIFVPTSSSQLHVPANEAGLLTQDNSLSSVPAEQADSSSGLQEGFIQQNQDQSIQGSTAQPIIQLQQMPVQTTNAQVVQSVATGGPSLQNVQLINPGTFIIQAQTVTPSGQIQWQTFQVQGVQNLQNLQLPTTPPQQITLAPVQTLSLGSSQVSISTGQIPNLQTVTVNSVAQQEGGTDVPGDIQIKEEPDSGDWQLGTDSTLNTSDLSHLRVRLVEEEDQMGQEGKRLRRVACTCPNCKESGGRGSSMGKKKQHICHIAGCGKVYGKTSHLRAHLRWHSGERPFVCSWMLCGKRFTRSDELQRHRRTHTGEKKFVCPECSKRFMRSDHLAKHIKTHQNKKGVNSGSAVVASMESAGSSDSIITTAGGTTLILTNIQQGSSNAQDILANAEIPLQFVTTVAPSEVME; encoded by the exons ATGACTG CCCCAGAACATCCAATGAAACCAGAGGAGATGGCTGACTTGGACGTGGACGGCAGTCAACGCGACTTTCTCCAGCAAGAGGAAGGCAGGGGTAATCAG ACAACACATCCATCTACGCAACTCACTGGGACCGATAAATGGGAGTTGTTGACCCCCACAACAGCAGCAAAGGATGAATCTGGACTGATACAGATTCAAAGTCAAGGAATTTTAACATCAAATGGACAGTACGTTCTTCCTCTTCAGAACTTACAGACTCAGCCAATCTTTGTGACGTCGGGAACGGACAGCTCTAATGCCAATTCAGTGCCTAACATTCAGTaccaagtaattcctcatatTCAGACAGCAGATGGACAGTTAAGCTTCTCCACTTCTGGTGTGGATGGAACAACTCTGACTCAGGATGCCTCAGGGCAGATTCAGATCTTGCCTGATGGTAGCCAGAGCCTCAGTGTGGCATCAGCTGCCAACATTCTTAACAACAACCAGAACCTCATATCACAGACTGGAAATATCCAGCAAATCCAGGGGGTTTCTATTGGCAGCTCCACCTTCAACAACCAGGGTCAGGTTGTCACTAATGTGCCTGTGGGTTTACCTGGGAACATTACTTTTGTTCCTATTAACAGTGTGGACTTGGACTCCCTGGGCCTGTCTGGTGCTCAGACTATAGCAACAGGAGTCACTGCTGATGGCCAGCTAATTATGGCAAGTCAGCCTGTTGATGGCTCAGAGGGTCAGGTGAAGGTAGATGACCACCTCTCACAAACCATTTCAGTAAATGACTCAAATACAAATCCTGAGATTTTTGTGCCAACGTCTTCCTCTCAGCTACATGTTCCAGCAAATGAAGCAGGTCTGCTGACACAAGATAATTCCTTGTCATCAGTGCCTGCAGAGCAAGCTGATTCCAGTTCTGGTCTCCAAGAaggcttcatccaacaaaatcAGGACCAGAGCATCCAAGGGTCCACAGCTCAGCCCAtcatccagctgcagcagatgcCTGTTCAGACCACCAATGCTCAGGTGGTGCAGTCGGTTGCCACAGGCGGACCAAGCCTGCAAAATGTCCAGCTGATCAATCCTGGAACCTTCATCATCCAAGCACAGACCGTTACACCGTCAGGCCAGATACAGTGGCAGACATTCCAGGTTCAGGGAGTGCAGAACCTGCAGAACCTCCAGTTGCCCACCACACCACCTCAGCAGATAACCCTGGCTCCAGTCCAGACCCTGTCACTGGGTTCCAGTCAAGTCAGCATCAGCACAGGACAGATTCCCAACCTGCAGACAGTTACAGTCAACTCAGTGGCCCAGCAGGAGGGAGGCACAGATGTCCCTGGAg ACATTCAGATAAAGGAAGAACCAGACTCTGGAGACTGGCAGCTAGGCACCGACTCCACCCTGAACACAAGTGATCTGTCCCACCTTCGTGTCAGGCTGGTGGAAGAGGAGGATCAGATGGGCCAGGAGGGCAAAAGGCTGCGCAGAGTGGCATGTACTTGCCCTAACTGTAAGGAGTCAGGTGGTAG AGGGTCTAGTATggggaaaaagaaacagcacaTCTGCCACATTGCGGGCTGTGGGAAAGTATATGGAAAGACATCGCACCTGCGAGCACACCTGCGCTGGCATTCAGGAGAGCGACCTTTTGTTTGCAGCTGGATGTTATGTGGGAAGAGGTTCACACGCAGCGACgagctgcagagacacaggagaacacacacag GAGAGAAAAAGTTTGTCTGCCCAGAATGTTCCAAGCGATTCATGCGAAGTGACCACCTGGCGAAGCACATTAAAactcatcaaaacaaaaaaggggtGAACTCTGGCAGCGCTGTGGTGGCCTCGATGGAATCGGCAGGGTCTTCAGACAGTATCATCACCACGGCAGGTGGGACCACCCTTATTCTCACCAACATCCAACAGGGCTCCAGCAACGCCCAGGACATCCTGGCCAATGCAGAGATCCCTCTGCAGTTTGTCACCACAGTAGCACCCAGTGAAGTCATGGAGTGA